The Microbulbifer hydrolyticus genome has a segment encoding these proteins:
- a CDS encoding VIT1/CCC1 transporter family protein, with the protein MSKPGRKQLMREHHPENIARRLDKSRRPNHLSDAVLGAIDGCVTTFAIVSGAYGAGFSPVVVLVMGVANLLADGVSMAVSNFEAVHAQQRLVDKARRTEELHIELVPDGEREEIRQIFSNKGFSGEILDNIVSTVTANRRLWIETMLQEEYGLGDIPPNPVASAWWTFSAFVCIGMVPLIPFLFRSLSMPRQFVFSTLLAGLMFFLIGLTKGWVFESSLLRAGIRTFALGLFAAAVAFMVGKLLGTFL; encoded by the coding sequence ATGAGTAAGCCGGGCCGAAAGCAATTAATGCGGGAACATCACCCGGAAAACATTGCCCGCCGGCTGGATAAATCGCGAAGGCCCAACCACCTGTCCGATGCGGTTCTTGGTGCAATTGATGGTTGTGTCACCACCTTTGCCATCGTGTCGGGCGCCTATGGCGCAGGCTTTTCTCCGGTAGTTGTACTGGTGATGGGGGTGGCCAATTTACTGGCTGATGGCGTCAGTATGGCAGTGAGTAATTTTGAAGCCGTCCATGCCCAGCAGCGGTTGGTGGATAAGGCGCGCCGTACGGAAGAGCTACATATCGAGCTGGTACCTGACGGCGAGCGTGAGGAAATTCGGCAGATTTTTTCCAACAAGGGGTTCAGCGGCGAAATCCTGGACAATATTGTCAGCACCGTCACCGCTAATCGGCGTTTATGGATAGAGACCATGCTGCAGGAAGAATACGGCTTGGGGGATATTCCCCCGAATCCCGTCGCATCCGCCTGGTGGACCTTCAGTGCGTTTGTTTGTATCGGGATGGTTCCGCTGATTCCATTCCTTTTCCGTAGCCTGTCGATGCCGCGCCAGTTTGTATTCAGCACCCTGCTGGCGGGGCTCATGTTTTTCCTGATCGGGCTCACAAAAGGCTGGGTGTTTGAAAGCTCCTTGCTGCGTGCCGGGATTCGAACCTTCGCGCTGGGGCTCTTTGCTGCGGCAGTTGCCTTTATGGTTGGAAAATTACTGGGGACTTTTTTGTAA
- a CDS encoding NAD-dependent malic enzyme, protein MSQKDKRPLYIPHAGPSLLEMPLLNKGSAFSLQERIEFNLVGLLPNNVESISEQVRRAYHQYQQCRTDLERHIYLRAIQDDNETLFFRLIEQHIEEMLPIIYTPTVGAACEEFSNIYRNHRGLFVSYPDRKHMDDILRSATKENVKVIVVTDGERILGLGDQGIGGMGIPIGKLSLYTACGGISPAYTLPVTLDVGTNNRTLLNDPMYMGWRNERISQDEYDAFIEEFVAAVKRRWPKVLVQFEDFAQTNAMPLLNRYRDKICCFNDDIQGTASVALGTMLAACKAKDEKLSKQKVLVVGAGSAGCGIAEQVVSAMVNDGLSEAEARARIFMFDRYGLVTSDMKGLHDFQEKLAQDPEKYPQAPEWDLENLIAKVKPTMLIGVSGQGGLFTQPVIEALHKGCKRPLVMPLSNPTSRAEATPEEVLTWTGGDAMVATGSPFEPVELDGNKYPIAQCNNVYIFPGIGLGVIAAGANRVTENMLMAASNALAENAPVVKEGSGALLPSLSNIREVGKAIARAVGKQAQEDGVAPGITEEKLEKNIEKNFWSPNYRRYRRRAF, encoded by the coding sequence ATGAGTCAGAAAGATAAACGCCCCCTGTATATTCCCCACGCCGGCCCCTCCCTGCTGGAAATGCCACTGCTCAACAAGGGCAGCGCCTTTTCCCTACAGGAGCGTATCGAGTTCAACCTGGTCGGCCTGCTGCCCAACAATGTGGAATCGATCAGTGAGCAGGTGCGCCGCGCCTACCACCAGTACCAGCAGTGCCGCACGGATCTGGAGCGCCATATCTACCTGCGCGCCATCCAGGACGACAACGAGACCCTGTTTTTCCGCCTGATCGAGCAGCACATCGAGGAGATGCTGCCGATCATCTACACCCCGACCGTGGGCGCCGCCTGTGAGGAGTTCTCCAATATCTACCGCAACCACCGCGGGCTGTTTGTGTCCTACCCGGACCGCAAGCATATGGACGACATCCTGCGCAGCGCCACCAAGGAGAACGTCAAGGTGATCGTGGTCACCGACGGCGAGCGCATCCTGGGCCTCGGCGACCAGGGCATTGGCGGCATGGGCATTCCCATCGGCAAACTGTCGCTGTACACCGCCTGTGGCGGTATCAGCCCGGCCTACACCCTGCCGGTGACACTGGATGTGGGCACCAACAACCGCACCCTGCTGAATGACCCTATGTACATGGGCTGGCGCAATGAGCGTATTTCCCAGGACGAGTACGACGCGTTTATCGAGGAGTTTGTTGCCGCGGTGAAACGCCGCTGGCCGAAGGTGCTGGTGCAGTTCGAGGACTTCGCCCAGACCAATGCCATGCCGCTGCTGAACCGCTACCGTGACAAGATCTGCTGCTTCAACGACGACATTCAGGGCACCGCCTCGGTCGCCCTCGGCACCATGCTGGCCGCGTGCAAGGCCAAGGACGAGAAGCTGTCCAAACAGAAAGTGCTGGTGGTGGGCGCAGGCTCCGCCGGCTGCGGCATCGCCGAACAGGTGGTGTCGGCCATGGTCAACGATGGCCTGAGTGAGGCCGAGGCCCGCGCGCGCATCTTCATGTTCGACCGCTACGGGCTGGTCACCAGCGACATGAAGGGCCTGCACGATTTCCAGGAAAAGCTGGCACAGGATCCGGAGAAATATCCACAGGCGCCAGAGTGGGACCTGGAAAACCTGATCGCCAAGGTCAAACCCACCATGCTGATCGGCGTATCCGGCCAGGGCGGCCTGTTCACCCAGCCGGTGATCGAAGCGTTGCACAAAGGCTGCAAGCGCCCGCTGGTGATGCCCCTGTCCAACCCCACCTCCCGCGCCGAAGCCACACCCGAGGAGGTGCTGACGTGGACGGGGGGCGACGCCATGGTGGCTACAGGTAGCCCGTTCGAGCCGGTGGAACTGGACGGCAACAAGTACCCGATCGCGCAGTGCAATAACGTGTACATTTTCCCGGGCATCGGCCTCGGTGTCATCGCCGCCGGCGCCAACCGGGTCACCGAAAATATGCTGATGGCCGCGTCCAATGCGCTGGCGGAGAACGCGCCGGTGGTCAAAGAGGGCAGTGGCGCCCTGCTGCCATCGCTTTCGAATATCCGGGAGGTCGGCAAGGCCATCGCCAGGGCGGTCGGCAAACAGGCGCAGGAAGATGGCGTGGCCCCGGGCATTACCGAGGAAAAGCTGGAAAAGAATATCGAGAAAAATTTCTGGTCGCCGAACTACCGCCGCTACCGCCGGCGCGCCTTCTGA
- a CDS encoding Hsp20/alpha crystallin family protein produces the protein MKLIPRDTMLNFDDFVEQFFNPGQPRGESRSGFFSPRVDIHERKNCYEISAEMPGIRKEDLDVTLENGVLTLEAEVNQESREEGDDERKVLRQERRYGKFTRSFNLGEDIKEDDIDATFKDGVLTLTIPKAEPKKPVSHRIQIH, from the coding sequence ATGAAACTGATACCCCGTGACACCATGCTCAATTTCGACGATTTCGTAGAGCAGTTTTTCAACCCCGGACAGCCGAGGGGCGAATCCCGCAGCGGGTTTTTCTCACCGCGTGTGGACATTCACGAGCGCAAGAACTGCTACGAGATCAGTGCCGAAATGCCCGGAATTCGCAAGGAAGATCTGGACGTGACCCTGGAGAACGGTGTGCTGACGCTGGAGGCGGAAGTCAACCAGGAAAGCAGGGAAGAAGGTGATGACGAAAGAAAGGTACTGCGCCAAGAACGTCGCTACGGTAAATTTACCCGCAGCTTCAATCTCGGCGAGGACATCAAGGAAGACGACATCGATGCCACATTCAAGGACGGTGTGCTCACGCTGACGATTCCTAAGGCGGAACCGAAAAAGCCGGTGAGTCACCGCATCCAGATCCACTGA
- a CDS encoding sensor domain-containing diguanylate cyclase — MEIAALQNNDATYRDNAGADPIAQVRGLELRRRIQASGYMLIFALGITGAMGIIALMGADLLLATSLFGVAGVILLAYIGVNVAGPSGKTPVLVGVLLLVLYFYLLLSGGVNNTGLMWAVMLVPGFINLYGYKWGTVTLAGIGGATALILFYPDFPGLLAQYDTAHRARFIAVFGALTALTAILDSSRHQTQQMLHRLTAELESHACTDALTGLSNRREAYKAINELERRDRDLAGRYTVLIGDLDSFKAINDNFGHSFGDRVLQDVAKVLRDNTRGDDIVARWGGEEFLILLPNTDVEGGGILAEKLRKKVEALSETYAEDVRISISFGVAEGGSGTTEPGHGQLLAEADSRMYRAKTAGRNQVVTA, encoded by the coding sequence ATGGAAATCGCAGCACTCCAGAATAACGACGCGACCTATCGCGACAACGCCGGCGCCGACCCGATTGCCCAGGTACGGGGCCTGGAGTTGCGCCGCCGCATCCAGGCCTCCGGCTATATGTTGATCTTCGCCCTCGGTATCACCGGCGCCATGGGGATCATTGCCCTGATGGGTGCAGACCTGCTCCTTGCCACCTCCCTGTTCGGGGTTGCCGGTGTCATCCTGCTTGCCTATATCGGCGTGAATGTGGCCGGCCCCAGTGGTAAAACACCGGTGCTGGTGGGCGTGCTTCTGTTGGTGCTCTATTTCTACCTGCTGCTCTCCGGCGGCGTGAACAACACCGGCCTGATGTGGGCGGTGATGCTGGTGCCGGGATTTATCAACCTGTACGGCTATAAGTGGGGAACGGTCACCCTCGCCGGTATTGGCGGTGCCACCGCACTGATCCTGTTTTACCCGGACTTCCCGGGCCTGCTGGCGCAATACGACACGGCCCATCGCGCACGCTTTATCGCGGTATTCGGTGCCCTCACAGCACTGACGGCGATCCTCGACAGCAGCCGTCACCAGACCCAGCAGATGCTGCACCGGCTCACCGCGGAATTGGAAAGCCACGCCTGCACCGATGCACTCACCGGCCTCTCCAACCGCCGCGAGGCCTACAAGGCGATCAATGAACTGGAGCGTCGCGACCGTGATCTGGCCGGGCGCTACACGGTACTGATCGGGGACCTCGATAGCTTCAAGGCGATTAACGACAACTTCGGCCACAGTTTCGGTGACCGCGTGCTGCAGGATGTCGCCAAAGTGTTGCGGGACAATACCCGCGGCGACGATATCGTTGCGCGCTGGGGCGGAGAGGAATTCCTGATTCTGCTGCCAAATACCGACGTGGAAGGCGGCGGCATACTGGCCGAGAAGCTGCGCAAAAAAGTCGAGGCGCTGAGCGAGACTTACGCGGAGGACGTGCGCATCTCCATCAGTTTTGGTGTTGCTGAAGGCGGTTCCGGCACCACGGAACCGGGCCACGGCCAGCTGCTGGCGGAGGCGGATTCGCGTATGTACCGCGCCAAGACCGCCGGGCGCAATCAGGTGGTGACAGCATAG
- a CDS encoding mechanosensitive ion channel family protein, translated as MDGLKAQLEELWPVAMGVGLNVLWALLALVVTWVAAKLVSRAVNRLTERGIDETLVPVLETLAVWGTYVVGGMVVLDIFGANTTSLVALLGAAGLAIGLALKDTLQCIAAGFVLLGLRPFRVGETIQFGSIIGTVRKVGLFTTELDTPDGLRISAPNDKVWGETLTNFTRNASRRIEIIASIAYGDDIETGMRVLRQLVAQEPRILQEPEPAYAVRALADSSVNLHLRAWAKTDEYWDVYWDLMKKLKPALEAEGLTIPFPQRELHIVNGAEKSMAKAEVLEQQ; from the coding sequence GTGGATGGTCTGAAAGCGCAACTGGAGGAGCTGTGGCCGGTGGCCATGGGCGTGGGACTGAATGTGCTGTGGGCACTGCTCGCACTGGTGGTGACCTGGGTCGCGGCGAAGCTCGTTTCCCGCGCGGTCAACCGGCTTACCGAGCGCGGCATAGACGAAACCCTGGTGCCGGTGCTGGAAACCCTCGCCGTCTGGGGCACCTATGTGGTGGGCGGCATGGTGGTGCTGGACATTTTTGGAGCCAATACCACTTCTCTGGTAGCGCTGCTGGGTGCCGCCGGTCTCGCCATCGGCCTCGCGCTGAAAGATACCCTGCAGTGCATCGCCGCCGGCTTTGTACTGCTCGGCCTGCGGCCCTTCCGCGTGGGGGAAACGATACAGTTCGGCAGCATCATCGGTACTGTGCGCAAGGTCGGCCTGTTCACCACCGAGCTGGATACCCCGGATGGCCTGCGTATCTCAGCGCCTAATGACAAGGTCTGGGGCGAGACGCTGACCAACTTCACCCGCAATGCCAGCCGACGTATCGAAATTATTGCCAGCATCGCCTATGGCGATGATATCGAGACGGGCATGCGCGTCCTGCGCCAGCTGGTGGCACAGGAGCCGCGTATTCTGCAGGAGCCGGAACCCGCCTATGCCGTTCGCGCCCTGGCAGACAGCTCGGTCAACCTGCACCTGCGTGCCTGGGCCAAGACCGATGAGTACTGGGACGTGTACTGGGACCTGATGAAAAAGCTCAAGCCCGCGCTGGAGGCAGAGGGGCTCACCATCCCATTCCCACAGAGAGAGCTGCACATCGTCAACGGTGCGGAAAAGAGTATGGCGAAAGCCGAGGTACTCGAGCAGCAGTAA
- a CDS encoding PHB depolymerase family esterase, translating into MNVSRTPGKGVLNGILFFVFGLFASLASAGGWQQNQSIGGFSSVHVYTPDSLSPIGDGKALLIVLHGCAQPHNNFLTANLEVAAEQYGMVVALPDAMNKAGFSCWSYWQGTKSRSAGDYKNLIALANAMSGDASRNIDPDQVYIAGLSSGASFANTTACLAPDVFAGMGISAGPSIGTSSNGALGPCEQADVTARCNTYAGSYKSEFATQIASIAHGDADTTVNLCYNEQNSDGMAGVYGVEKLSGTTNISESGGRTAEETLWENGRVSMLWLNNVDHAWSGGEGASGGYISANGINYASYLGQYFTANNQRVDRNSGPEIANLAASENSGTLVVSGNANDAEGSVANVSITISNIDGGTPVLVETLNTQADPSDGFFSVTSGALADGLYEVKAIATDNEGADGDAASVTRRVGPEPPETAPVLSDTAASVSGQCATVTGTVVDSNQNLNTVMVAFASGDVTASVTGNSYSAQGCNLPGGENTATVTASDTAGLSSQDSVTFTVDAGQTGDYNFHISAGHITWGVGYSACYLAFGTSAFTMREYEVGGDCQWVADGDSSCAGPVQACSSGGGEQPTDSDGDGVEDALDNCPNTANVGQADNDGDGIGNACDSTPDGEPVDADSDGVNDDVDNCPAVANAGQEDNDGDGIGNACDSTPDGDVVCTEYTASNYSHVQAGRATTTGGYVYAAGSGDNLGLYNIFVTTTLAETSADYYELGSCP; encoded by the coding sequence ATGAACGTTTCCCGAACGCCCGGCAAGGGCGTCCTCAACGGTATTCTCTTTTTTGTTTTCGGTCTTTTCGCCTCGCTTGCGTCAGCGGGCGGCTGGCAGCAGAACCAGTCTATTGGCGGCTTCAGTTCCGTTCATGTCTACACGCCCGACTCGCTGTCGCCGATCGGCGATGGCAAAGCGCTGTTGATCGTATTGCACGGCTGCGCGCAGCCACACAATAATTTCCTCACCGCAAATCTGGAAGTGGCGGCAGAACAGTACGGCATGGTGGTCGCACTGCCAGATGCGATGAACAAGGCCGGCTTCAGTTGCTGGTCTTACTGGCAAGGGACCAAGTCGCGTAGTGCCGGCGACTACAAAAACCTGATTGCGCTGGCCAATGCCATGAGCGGCGACGCCAGCCGCAATATCGACCCAGACCAGGTTTATATCGCCGGTCTTTCCTCCGGGGCATCCTTTGCCAACACCACCGCCTGCCTGGCGCCCGACGTGTTCGCGGGTATGGGCATCAGCGCTGGCCCCAGTATTGGCACCAGCTCCAATGGCGCACTGGGCCCGTGCGAGCAGGCGGATGTCACCGCGCGCTGCAACACCTACGCGGGCAGTTACAAAAGCGAATTCGCCACGCAGATTGCTTCGATCGCGCACGGCGATGCCGATACCACGGTAAACCTCTGCTACAACGAGCAGAATTCCGATGGCATGGCCGGGGTTTACGGGGTCGAGAAGCTTTCGGGTACCACGAATATCAGCGAGTCCGGTGGCCGCACCGCAGAGGAAACCCTGTGGGAGAACGGGCGCGTATCCATGCTGTGGCTGAACAATGTCGACCATGCCTGGTCCGGCGGTGAAGGTGCGTCCGGCGGTTACATTTCCGCGAACGGCATCAACTACGCTTCCTACCTGGGCCAGTATTTCACTGCCAATAACCAGCGTGTAGACCGCAATAGCGGGCCTGAGATCGCCAATCTCGCGGCGAGTGAAAACAGCGGCACGCTGGTGGTCAGCGGCAATGCCAACGACGCCGAGGGCAGTGTGGCCAACGTCAGCATCACCATCAGCAACATCGATGGGGGCACACCGGTATTGGTGGAAACTCTGAACACACAGGCGGATCCCTCCGACGGTTTCTTCAGCGTAACCAGTGGCGCTCTTGCCGATGGCCTGTATGAAGTCAAAGCGATCGCTACCGACAATGAGGGTGCAGATGGCGATGCCGCCAGCGTGACCCGTCGCGTGGGGCCGGAGCCACCGGAAACTGCGCCGGTATTGAGCGACACTGCAGCCAGTGTCAGTGGCCAGTGTGCCACCGTGACCGGCACAGTGGTGGACAGCAACCAGAACCTGAACACCGTGATGGTCGCGTTTGCCAGCGGCGATGTCACCGCGAGTGTGACCGGAAACAGCTACTCGGCACAGGGCTGCAACCTGCCGGGTGGCGAAAACACGGCAACCGTCACCGCCAGCGATACGGCCGGGCTGTCGAGCCAGGACAGTGTGACCTTCACCGTGGACGCCGGCCAAACCGGTGATTACAACTTCCATATCAGCGCCGGGCATATTACCTGGGGTGTGGGCTACTCGGCCTGCTATCTCGCATTCGGTACGTCTGCGTTCACCATGCGCGAGTACGAGGTTGGCGGTGATTGCCAGTGGGTGGCCGATGGTGACAGTAGCTGTGCCGGTCCGGTACAGGCCTGTTCCAGCGGTGGCGGCGAGCAGCCGACCGACAGCGACGGTGATGGTGTCGAAGATGCGCTCGACAATTGTCCGAACACAGCCAATGTGGGCCAGGCCGATAACGACGGCGACGGCATCGGCAATGCCTGTGACAGTACCCCGGACGGCGAACCGGTAGATGCTGACAGCGATGGTGTGAATGACGACGTGGACAACTGTCCCGCGGTTGCCAACGCCGGCCAGGAAGACAACGACGGCGATGGTATTGGTAACGCCTGCGACAGTACGCCGGACGGCGATGTTGTCTGCACCGAGTACACCGCCAGCAATTACAGTCATGTGCAGGCCGGCCGCGCGACCACCACCGGCGGATATGTATACGCGGCCGGCTCCGGTGACAATCTTGGCCTGTACAACATCTTTGTGACGACGACGCTGGCAGAGACTTCCGCCGATTACTACGAGCTCGGCAGCTGTCCCTGA
- a CDS encoding DUF885 domain-containing protein — MRKALLSLVIASAIAGCQQGEEPNKNTEQAAAGQTAEQTVQQTQTQADHQQDETARLTKWFDTKFEEELQFSPIQLSYLGRKEQYSKIDDMSKAADERELAWKKATVEEMKQQFDYDKLSAEGKESYDLWIHQYEQEKANQPFWDYSYFASELGGPESQLPTFMINQHKVDTEQDMRDYIARIGGISRALGQLLERAQGSAEKGIRPPQFAYDLAIERAGKVTAGQPFGDGEDAPLMADAKKKIAALKDAGTIDEATAKDLQGQVEKALTGEMKPSYDAYIAWLKEDRANADKEPKGVSELPDGDSYYTNRLANYTTLPLTADEVHQIGLDEVARIRKEMEAIKEQVEFDGDLQEFFTFIRTDDKFYYPDTDEGRQAYLTEVEGYLADIEARLPEYFGILPKAKLVVKRVEPFREVPGGAQHYVPGTPDGARPGTYYVHMSDMSSLSKADMETVTYHEGNPGHHMQISIAQELENIPQFRTQAHFTPYVEGWALYSEKLSKEMGQFKDPYRDFGRLTAEMWRAIRLVVDTGMHSKGWSQDQAVEYFLDNSAIPEGAVRSEVRRYLTYPGQATSYKIGMLKIEELRGNAEKTLGDQFDIRAFHDTVLGGGALPLPLLEKRVNAWAENVKG; from the coding sequence ATGCGCAAAGCGCTCCTGAGCCTGGTGATAGCGTCCGCAATTGCGGGCTGTCAGCAGGGAGAAGAACCCAACAAGAATACCGAGCAGGCGGCTGCCGGACAGACCGCCGAGCAGACAGTGCAGCAGACCCAGACGCAGGCAGACCACCAGCAGGACGAGACCGCGCGTCTTACCAAGTGGTTCGATACCAAGTTTGAAGAAGAGCTGCAGTTCAGCCCCATCCAGCTGAGTTACCTGGGCCGCAAGGAGCAGTACAGCAAGATCGACGATATGAGCAAAGCGGCGGACGAGCGCGAGCTGGCCTGGAAAAAGGCCACCGTCGAGGAAATGAAGCAACAGTTCGATTACGACAAGCTGAGCGCCGAGGGCAAAGAGTCCTACGATCTCTGGATTCATCAGTACGAGCAGGAAAAAGCCAACCAGCCGTTCTGGGATTACAGCTACTTTGCCAGTGAACTGGGCGGCCCCGAGTCCCAGCTTCCCACCTTCATGATCAATCAGCACAAGGTCGACACCGAGCAGGATATGCGCGATTACATTGCGCGTATTGGCGGTATCAGCCGCGCCCTCGGGCAACTGCTGGAGCGCGCGCAGGGTTCTGCCGAGAAGGGCATCCGCCCGCCGCAGTTCGCCTACGACCTGGCGATCGAGCGCGCCGGGAAGGTGACCGCCGGTCAGCCGTTCGGCGACGGTGAAGATGCGCCGCTGATGGCGGATGCCAAGAAGAAAATCGCTGCTCTTAAAGACGCTGGCACCATTGACGAGGCCACGGCCAAAGATCTGCAGGGCCAGGTGGAAAAAGCCCTCACCGGCGAAATGAAGCCGTCCTACGATGCCTACATCGCCTGGCTGAAGGAAGACCGCGCGAACGCGGATAAGGAGCCTAAAGGTGTATCCGAATTACCGGATGGCGACAGCTACTACACCAACCGCCTCGCCAACTACACCACGCTGCCGCTGACCGCGGACGAAGTGCACCAGATCGGCCTGGACGAAGTGGCGCGCATCCGCAAAGAAATGGAAGCCATCAAGGAGCAGGTAGAGTTCGACGGCGACCTGCAGGAGTTCTTCACCTTCATCCGTACCGACGACAAGTTCTACTACCCCGACACCGATGAAGGTCGCCAGGCGTACCTGACCGAAGTGGAAGGCTACCTCGCGGATATCGAAGCCAGGCTGCCCGAGTACTTTGGTATCCTGCCCAAGGCCAAGCTGGTGGTGAAGCGTGTGGAGCCTTTCCGTGAAGTCCCCGGTGGCGCCCAGCACTATGTGCCCGGCACCCCGGATGGCGCCCGCCCCGGTACCTACTATGTGCACATGTCCGACATGAGCTCCCTGTCCAAGGCCGACATGGAAACCGTGACCTACCACGAGGGCAACCCCGGTCACCACATGCAGATCTCCATCGCCCAGGAGCTGGAGAATATTCCGCAGTTCCGTACCCAGGCCCACTTCACCCCCTATGTGGAAGGCTGGGCGCTGTACTCGGAAAAACTGTCCAAGGAAATGGGTCAGTTTAAAGACCCCTACCGCGACTTTGGCCGCCTGACCGCAGAAATGTGGCGCGCCATCCGTCTGGTGGTGGATACCGGCATGCATTCGAAAGGCTGGAGCCAGGATCAGGCGGTGGAGTACTTCCTCGACAACTCCGCCATTCCCGAGGGCGCCGTGCGTTCCGAAGTGCGCCGCTACCTGACCTATCCGGGCCAGGCCACCTCGTACAAGATCGGTATGCTGAAGATCGAAGAGCTGCGCGGCAACGCGGAAAAAACACTGGGTGACCAGTTTGATATCCGCGCCTTCCACGACACGGTACTCGGCGGTGGTGCGCTGCCGTTGCCGCTACTGGAAAAGCGTGTCAACGCCTGGGCGGAAAACGTCAAAGGCTGA
- a CDS encoding acyl-CoA thioesterase, whose protein sequence is MFTYQVEPRFSETDALGHINNTVVPVWFEQGRTPIFALFNPDLALDKWNLILKKMDVDFVAQIYLYSPVEIRTSLSAVGNTSMTIHQEVWQKDRLVAQGDCVMVHFDYQQQAKAPIPPEVKEKLLQHLA, encoded by the coding sequence ATGTTCACTTATCAGGTAGAGCCCCGTTTCAGCGAAACCGACGCCCTGGGGCATATCAACAATACTGTGGTGCCGGTGTGGTTTGAGCAGGGCCGCACGCCGATTTTTGCGCTGTTCAACCCGGACCTGGCGTTGGACAAGTGGAATTTGATCCTGAAGAAAATGGATGTGGATTTTGTCGCGCAGATCTATCTGTATTCACCGGTGGAGATCCGCACCAGTCTGAGCGCCGTGGGCAACACCTCCATGACCATCCATCAGGAGGTATGGCAGAAGGACCGGCTGGTGGCGCAGGGGGATTGTGTAATGGTGCACTTCGATTACCAGCAGCAGGCCAAGGCGCCGATCCCGCCGGAAGTGAAAGAGAAACTGTTACAGCATCTTGCCTGA